In Chlamydia serpentis, the following are encoded in one genomic region:
- the rpe gene encoding ribulose-phosphate 3-epimerase has translation MKKHERILVGPSIMGADLACLGAEAKKIAEAGADFIHIDIMDGHFVPNLTFGPGIIDAINRSTDLFLEVHAMIYTPFDFIESFVRAGANRIIIHFEASEDIKDLLVYIKKCGVQAGLAFSPDTSMEFLPSFLPFCDVVLLMSVYPGFTGQNFLEKTVEKIVFARQMRKTLGLEKSCLIEVDGGIDLNSAPLCRKAGADILVTASYLFEADSLAMKDKISLLRGENYGVK, from the coding sequence GTGAAAAAACACGAACGCATATTAGTTGGCCCTTCAATTATGGGCGCAGATCTTGCTTGTTTAGGTGCAGAAGCAAAAAAGATAGCAGAAGCTGGAGCTGATTTCATTCATATAGATATTATGGATGGTCATTTTGTTCCTAATCTTACTTTTGGTCCTGGGATTATTGATGCAATTAATAGATCCACTGATTTATTTTTAGAAGTTCATGCTATGATTTACACTCCGTTTGATTTCATAGAGAGTTTTGTTCGTGCTGGTGCGAATAGAATTATAATTCATTTCGAAGCTTCAGAAGATATTAAGGATCTTTTAGTTTACATAAAAAAGTGTGGGGTTCAAGCCGGTCTAGCTTTTTCTCCCGATACTTCAATGGAATTTCTTCCTTCTTTTCTCCCTTTTTGTGATGTGGTTTTATTAATGTCGGTTTACCCAGGATTTACAGGACAAAATTTTTTAGAAAAAACCGTGGAAAAAATTGTTTTTGCACGTCAGATGAGAAAAACTCTAGGTTTAGAGAAATCTTGTTTAATAGAGGTAGATGGAGGCATAGATCTGAACTCCGCACCGTTATGCCGCAAGGCGGGAGCTGATATTTTAGTAACAGCTTCTTATTTGTTTGAAGCAGATTCATTGGCAATGAAAGATAAAATTTCGTTGCTCCGAGGAGAAAATTATGGTGTTAAGTAG
- the accB gene encoding acetyl-CoA carboxylase biotin carboxyl carrier protein, with the protein MDLKQIEKLMIAMGRNGMKRFVIKREGLELELERDTGERNRQDPVFYDSRLFSGFSQERPIPMDPKKDTIKEASQENSKITETTPGEFISSPLVGTFYGSPSPDSPPFVKPGDIVSQDTIVCIVEAMKVMNEVKAGMNGRVLEVLITNGDPVQFGSKLFRIAKDE; encoded by the coding sequence ATGGATTTAAAACAGATAGAAAAGCTTATGATTGCTATGGGACGCAATGGTATGAAGCGTTTTGTTATAAAACGTGAAGGGCTTGAATTGGAGTTGGAAAGAGATACTGGGGAGCGAAATAGACAAGATCCTGTATTTTATGACAGCAGATTATTTAGCGGATTCTCACAAGAGCGTCCTATCCCAATGGATCCAAAAAAGGATACAATTAAAGAGGCGTCTCAAGAAAATTCAAAAATCACGGAAACAACCCCTGGAGAATTTATAAGTTCTCCTCTAGTGGGAACTTTTTATGGTTCTCCTTCTCCAGATTCTCCTCCCTTTGTGAAACCTGGAGACATAGTTTCTCAAGATACTATTGTCTGTATTGTTGAAGCTATGAAAGTAATGAATGAAGTAAAGGCTGGAATGAATGGACGTGTTCTTGAGGTATTGATTACTAATGGGGATCCCGTACAATTTGGTTCTAAGTTGTTTCGCATAGCTAAAGATGAGTAA
- the accC gene encoding acetyl-CoA carboxylase biotin carboxylase subunit: protein MKKILIANRGEIAVRIIRACHDLGLSTVAVYSLADQEALHVLLADEAVCIGEPQAAKSYLKISNILAACEITGADAVHPGYGFLSENANFASICESCGLTFIGPSSESIAMMGDKIAAKSLAKKIKCPVIPGSEGIIEDESEGIKIAEKIGFPIVIKAVAGGGGRGIRIVKEKDEFYRAFSAARAEAEAGFNNPNVYIEKFIESPRHLEVQIIGDTHGNYVHLGERDCTIQRRRQKLIEETPSPILNAELRAKVGKVAVDLAKSAGYFSVGTVEFLLDKDKKFYFMEMNTRIQVEHTITEEVTGIDLVKEQIYVAMGNKLPWKQKNIFFSGHIIQCRINAEDPTNNFTPSPGRLDYYLPPAGPAVRVDGACYSGYAIPPYYDSMIAKVITKGRNREEAIAIMKRALKEFHIGGVQSTIPFHQFMLDNPKFLESNYDINYIDNFLAQGNSFFKEF from the coding sequence ATGAAAAAAATCTTAATTGCCAATAGAGGAGAGATTGCCGTTAGAATTATACGTGCCTGTCATGACTTAGGATTATCGACAGTTGCAGTATATTCTTTAGCAGATCAAGAAGCTCTTCATGTACTTCTTGCTGACGAGGCTGTTTGTATTGGAGAGCCTCAAGCAGCAAAATCATATCTAAAGATATCTAATATCTTAGCTGCTTGTGAAATTACAGGAGCTGATGCTGTTCATCCTGGCTATGGTTTTTTAAGTGAAAATGCAAATTTTGCTTCCATATGTGAAAGTTGTGGCTTAACCTTCATAGGCCCTAGTTCCGAGTCGATTGCTATGATGGGAGACAAGATAGCAGCAAAGTCTCTTGCAAAAAAGATCAAGTGCCCTGTAATTCCAGGCTCTGAGGGGATTATTGAAGACGAAAGCGAGGGTATAAAAATAGCTGAAAAAATTGGTTTTCCTATTGTAATTAAAGCTGTTGCTGGAGGGGGAGGACGTGGAATCCGTATTGTCAAAGAAAAAGACGAATTTTATAGAGCTTTTTCTGCGGCACGAGCAGAGGCAGAAGCTGGTTTTAATAACCCTAATGTGTATATCGAAAAATTTATAGAAAGTCCAAGGCATTTAGAAGTCCAGATCATTGGGGATACACACGGGAACTACGTCCATTTAGGGGAGAGAGATTGTACGATTCAACGGCGACGTCAAAAATTAATTGAAGAGACTCCTAGTCCAATTTTAAATGCAGAGCTTCGCGCTAAAGTAGGGAAAGTCGCTGTAGATTTAGCAAAAAGCGCGGGTTATTTTTCTGTAGGAACTGTAGAATTTCTTTTAGATAAAGATAAAAAATTCTATTTTATGGAGATGAATACCCGGATACAGGTAGAACATACAATTACTGAAGAAGTAACGGGTATAGATCTTGTAAAAGAGCAAATTTACGTTGCTATGGGCAACAAGTTACCATGGAAACAAAAGAATATATTCTTTTCTGGACATATTATCCAATGCCGCATTAATGCAGAAGATCCCACCAATAATTTTACTCCATCGCCAGGTCGTTTAGATTACTATCTTCCTCCTGCAGGTCCTGCAGTTCGTGTAGACGGAGCCTGCTATAGTGGCTACGCAATTCCTCCTTATTATGATTCTATGATAGCAAAGGTCATTACCAAAGGAAGAAATCGTGAAGAGGCCATAGCTATAATGAAGCGTGCTTTAAAAGAGTTCCATATTGGTGGGGTACAGTCTACGATACCATTCCACCAATTTATGTTGGATAATCCGAAGTTTTTAGAGTCCAATTATGACATTAATTATATAGATAACTTTTTAGCACAGGGAAACTCCTTTTTTAAAGAATTTTAA
- a CDS encoding elongation factor P — translation MVLSSQLSIGMFISTKDGLYKVTSVAKVAGQKGESFIKVALQAADSDVVVERNFKATQEVKEAQFEIRTLEYLYLEDENYLFLDLGNYEKLYIPKEIMKDNFLFLKAGVTVSAMVYDNVVFSVELPHFLELMVSKTDFPGDSVSLSGGIKKALLETGIEIMVPPFVEIGDVIKIDTRTCEYIQRV, via the coding sequence ATGGTGTTAAGTAGCCAATTATCCATAGGAATGTTTATTTCCACAAAGGATGGTCTTTATAAAGTAACTTCTGTTGCTAAAGTTGCAGGACAGAAGGGGGAATCTTTTATAAAAGTTGCTTTGCAGGCTGCTGATTCTGATGTCGTTGTTGAAAGAAATTTCAAAGCAACCCAAGAGGTAAAAGAAGCACAATTTGAGATTCGGACTTTAGAATACTTATATCTTGAAGATGAAAACTATCTTTTTTTAGATTTAGGAAATTATGAAAAGTTGTACATTCCAAAAGAAATCATGAAAGATAATTTTTTATTTTTAAAGGCAGGTGTTACTGTCTCTGCAATGGTCTATGATAATGTAGTATTCTCTGTAGAATTGCCGCACTTTCTAGAGCTAATGGTATCGAAAACAGATTTTCCTGGAGACTCGGTTTCTCTTTCAGGAGGAATTAAAAAAGCCTTACTAGAAACAGGAATAGAAATTATGGTCCCGCCTTTTGTAGAGATTGGTGATGTTATAAAAATAGATACGCGAACTTGTGAATATATTCAACGCGTCTAA